A part of Candidatus Chromulinivoraceae bacterium genomic DNA contains:
- the rpsJ gene encoding 30S ribosomal protein S10: MPETKEAGLRIRIRLKAYDHKVIDQSAKQIIDTALRTGASVAGPIPLPTRRSSFTVVKSPHVYKTGGETFEMRVHKRLIDITNATPKTIDSLQNLSLPAGVDAEIRM; this comes from the coding sequence ATGCCAGAAACAAAAGAAGCGGGTCTTCGTATCCGTATTCGTCTAAAAGCCTACGACCATAAGGTCATTGACCAATCGGCAAAGCAAATTATTGACACCGCACTTCGCACGGGTGCAAGTGTAGCGGGTCCTATCCCACTTCCTACTCGTCGCAGTAGCTTCACCGTCGTTAAGTCTCCACATGTTTACAAGACTGGTGGTGAGACCTTTGAGATGCGTGTTCACAAACGTCTTATCGATATCACAAACGCAACACCAAAGACTATTGATAGCCTGCAGAACCTCAGCCTTCCAGCTGGTGTTGATGCAGAAATCCGCATGTAA